One window of the Bradyrhizobium sp. NP1 genome contains the following:
- a CDS encoding methyltransferase has protein sequence MAELLTIDHVGHRGDGVALAGSEAIYVPYTLGGETVAVETVSGHPDRRRLLQIEIASPERVAPFCPHFGVCGGCAIQHWKPEPYHAWKRNLVVEALAQAKLDCEVAPLIDAHGAGRRRITLHARMGTHAVLKVGYAAAQTHDIIPIDRCPILDPAMAGALEAAWAVAEPVIGTGKPLDIQVTATKGGLDIDVRGSGALPASMVTKLSAVAEKHRLARLTRHGELVLLRRPPVITMGTAQVTLPPGSFLQATTAGEEALATEVLTLAGRAKSIADLFCGVGPFALRLASRAKITAFDSDAGAIAALRKAAAATTGLKPVKAETRDLFRRPLVAPELRDFDVVVFDPPRQGAQAQALQLAASKVPMVIAVSCNASTFARDARLLVDGGYRLDCVMPIDQFRHTPHVELVARFERER, from the coding sequence GTGGCTGAACTTTTGACCATCGACCATGTCGGCCACCGCGGCGACGGCGTTGCGCTCGCCGGCAGCGAAGCGATCTACGTACCGTACACGCTCGGCGGCGAGACGGTCGCGGTCGAGACTGTCTCCGGCCATCCCGACCGCCGCCGCCTGTTGCAGATCGAGATCGCAAGCCCCGAGCGCGTCGCGCCGTTCTGCCCGCATTTCGGCGTCTGCGGCGGCTGTGCCATCCAGCACTGGAAGCCTGAGCCCTATCATGCCTGGAAACGCAATCTCGTGGTCGAAGCGCTGGCGCAAGCAAAGCTCGACTGCGAGGTGGCGCCGCTGATCGACGCCCATGGCGCCGGAAGACGGCGCATCACCCTGCACGCGCGGATGGGCACGCACGCGGTGCTCAAGGTCGGCTACGCCGCCGCGCAAACCCACGACATCATCCCGATCGACCGCTGCCCGATTCTCGACCCCGCCATGGCCGGCGCGCTTGAAGCCGCCTGGGCCGTCGCCGAGCCCGTGATCGGAACCGGCAAGCCGCTCGATATCCAGGTCACCGCAACGAAGGGCGGCCTCGACATCGACGTGCGCGGCTCCGGCGCGCTGCCGGCTTCGATGGTTACGAAGCTCTCGGCGGTAGCGGAAAAGCACCGGCTGGCGCGCCTGACACGCCATGGCGAGCTGGTGCTGCTGCGCAGGCCGCCCGTAATCACGATGGGCACGGCGCAAGTGACGCTGCCGCCGGGCTCATTCCTGCAGGCGACCACCGCAGGCGAAGAGGCACTCGCGACAGAGGTGCTGACCCTTGCAGGGCGCGCCAAGAGCATCGCCGACTTGTTCTGCGGCGTCGGGCCTTTCGCCCTGCGGCTCGCGTCGCGCGCCAAGATAACGGCCTTCGACAGCGATGCCGGCGCGATCGCCGCGCTCCGGAAGGCGGCCGCGGCAACGACGGGCCTGAAGCCCGTCAAGGCCGAGACGCGCGACCTGTTCCGCCGGCCGCTGGTCGCACCTGAGCTGCGCGACTTCGATGTTGTCGTGTTCGACCCGCCGCGGCAGGGCGCACAGGCGCAAGCCCTGCAGCTCGCCGCGAGCAAGGTCCCGATGGTGATCGCGGTGTCCTGCAATGCCTCGACGTTTGCCCGCGACGCGCGGCTCCTGGTCGACGGCGGCTATCGGCTCGACTGTGTGATGCCGATCGACCAATTCCGTCACACGCCGCATGTGGAACTCGTGGCGCGCTTCGAGCGCGAGCGTTGA
- a CDS encoding class I SAM-dependent methyltransferase produces MEVNTDKLNAFVGKMVGDLGAAMNASLMLLGDKLGLYRTLAAKGPMNASELANATGTSERYVREWLAAQAASGYVEYDAKSQKFSMLPEQAMALADEDSPAFLAGAANVIASTFLDEPKISDAFKSGRGVGWNRRSECLFCGTARFFRTGYKHHLVQEWLPALEGVVDKLKRGAKVADIGCGHGVSTQLMAQAFPNSRFFGFDYHGASIEIAQQSAKAAGLGDRTRFEVHTAKTYPAQGYDLVCFFDCLHDMGDPVGALKHVRETMAPDGNCMLVEPFANDRLEDNLNPVGRVYYAASTMICTPASLDQEVGLALGAQAGEARLREVARQAGLNRFRRATETPFNLILEARI; encoded by the coding sequence ATGGAAGTCAATACCGACAAACTGAATGCGTTTGTGGGAAAGATGGTCGGCGACCTCGGCGCCGCGATGAATGCGTCACTGATGCTGCTTGGCGACAAGCTCGGCCTCTACAGGACGCTCGCCGCCAAGGGACCGATGAACGCGTCCGAACTTGCCAACGCCACAGGCACCAGCGAACGCTATGTCCGCGAATGGCTCGCCGCGCAAGCCGCGTCGGGCTATGTCGAATATGATGCGAAGTCACAGAAGTTCTCGATGCTGCCCGAACAGGCAATGGCGCTTGCCGATGAAGACAGTCCGGCTTTCCTGGCCGGCGCTGCCAACGTCATCGCGTCGACCTTTCTCGACGAGCCGAAGATTTCGGATGCCTTCAAGAGCGGCAGGGGCGTCGGCTGGAACCGGCGCAGCGAATGCCTGTTCTGCGGCACCGCGCGTTTCTTCCGCACTGGATACAAGCACCACCTCGTGCAGGAATGGCTGCCGGCGCTCGAGGGCGTCGTGGACAAGCTCAAGCGTGGCGCCAAGGTCGCCGATATCGGCTGCGGACATGGCGTGTCGACACAGCTGATGGCGCAGGCGTTTCCGAATTCCCGCTTCTTCGGTTTCGACTATCACGGCGCGTCGATCGAAATTGCACAGCAGTCGGCGAAAGCAGCGGGTCTCGGCGATCGCACGCGCTTCGAGGTGCATACCGCCAAAACCTATCCGGCACAGGGCTACGACCTCGTCTGCTTCTTCGATTGCCTGCACGACATGGGCGATCCGGTCGGCGCACTGAAGCACGTGCGCGAGACCATGGCGCCGGACGGGAACTGCATGCTGGTCGAGCCTTTTGCCAATGACCGCCTGGAGGACAATCTCAATCCGGTCGGCCGCGTCTACTACGCGGCTTCCACCATGATCTGCACGCCGGCATCGCTCGACCAGGAGGTCGGGCTCGCGCTCGGCGCGCAGGCAGGCGAAGCGCGGCTGCGCGAGGTCGCCCGCCAGGCGGGGCTGAACCGCTTCCGGCGCGCCACCGAAACGCCGTTCAACCTCATTCTGGAGGCGCGGATCTAG
- a CDS encoding nucleoside 2-deoxyribosyltransferase has protein sequence MKIYLAGPEVFLPDAVEMGRRKAEICALHGLSGLYPLDNVVDRAAPDASLQIFRANERMMDEASAIVANLTPFRGPGADAGTVYELGYMAGRGKLCLGYSNDPSVYADRVRNFTAVEGRDGRLVDSVGLTVEDFGLSDNLMMIHALDACGCPLVTPRVMPSDLWRDLTAFEACVRVAAQRLTGRPTPG, from the coding sequence GAGGTGTTCCTGCCGGATGCGGTGGAGATGGGCCGGCGCAAGGCCGAAATCTGCGCCCTTCACGGCCTTTCCGGGCTCTATCCGCTCGACAATGTCGTCGATCGCGCGGCGCCAGACGCGTCTTTGCAGATCTTCCGGGCGAACGAGCGCATGATGGACGAGGCTTCCGCCATCGTCGCCAACCTCACGCCGTTTCGCGGACCCGGCGCGGACGCCGGCACCGTCTACGAACTCGGTTACATGGCCGGGCGCGGCAAGCTCTGCCTCGGCTACTCCAACGATCCCTCAGTCTACGCCGATCGGGTGCGGAACTTCACCGCGGTGGAGGGTCGCGACGGCCGGCTGGTCGATTCCGTCGGCCTGACGGTTGAAGATTTCGGCCTCAGCGACAATCTGATGATGATCCACGCGCTCGACGCCTGCGGCTGCCCGCTGGTGACGCCGAGGGTGATGCCTTCGGATCTCTGGCGCGATCTGACCGCGTTTGAAGCCTGCGTGCGCGTGGCGGCACAACGGCTCACCGGACGGCCGACGCCCGGTTGA
- a CDS encoding TlyA family RNA methyltransferase — protein sequence MSPPRKRADTLLVERGLFESRARARAAIEAGLVTANDRLVAKPSETIPADASLQAQPAHPFVSRGGVKLLGALETYPIEIEDHVCLDVGASTGGFTDVLLAHGAAMVFAIDVGRDQLHPSLRGHPKVVSMEETDIRAFEGRRLPARPDVVVIDVSFISLKAVLPVALSLAAAPMHLLALIKPQFEAQRKHAKRGIIRNAMVHQEVCDDIVAFATELGCTDIQVFPSSIKGGDGNIEFFLGARRG from the coding sequence ATGAGCCCTCCCCGCAAGCGCGCGGATACGCTTCTGGTCGAGCGCGGCCTGTTCGAGAGCCGGGCGCGGGCGCGCGCCGCGATCGAAGCCGGACTGGTCACGGCGAATGACAGACTGGTGGCAAAGCCGTCGGAGACGATTCCGGCCGACGCCAGCCTGCAGGCGCAGCCCGCTCATCCCTTCGTCTCGCGCGGCGGCGTGAAATTGTTGGGCGCGCTCGAGACCTATCCGATCGAGATCGAGGATCATGTCTGCCTCGACGTCGGCGCCTCCACCGGCGGCTTCACCGACGTGCTGCTCGCCCATGGCGCCGCCATGGTCTTTGCCATCGACGTCGGGCGCGACCAGCTGCATCCGTCGCTTCGCGGCCATCCCAAGGTCGTCTCGATGGAGGAGACCGACATCCGTGCCTTCGAGGGCCGACGCCTGCCGGCGCGGCCCGATGTCGTCGTCATCGACGTCAGCTTCATCTCGCTGAAGGCGGTGCTGCCGGTCGCGCTGTCGCTCGCCGCCGCGCCCATGCACCTGCTGGCGCTGATCAAGCCGCAGTTCGAGGCACAGCGAAAGCACGCCAAGCGCGGCATCATCCGCAACGCGATGGTGCATCAGGAGGTCTGCGACGACATCGTGGCCTTCGCCACCGAGCTCGGCTGCACCGATATCCAGGTGTTCCCGTCCTCGATCAAGGGCGGCGACGGCAATATCGAATTCTTTCTCGGCGCCCGGCGTGGCTGA